TTAGAAAATTTACAGTTTTATCAAAAAACAATGGTCTTTTTCATAGCAATTCGGTGAAATTACTGATTTTTCGACTTCAAATTGGAAAATTGAAAACAAGGATAGATTACTTAACTTTGCAAGTTCAATAAGACAGAGAGAAAGCGTGAAAAAGGTAGCATTCTATACTTTGGGCTGTAAGCTCAATTTTTCTGAGACTTCTACGATCAGTAGACAGTTTGAAGACAAAGGATATTTGAAAGTGGATTTTCAGGAAAACCCTGATATTTTCATCATCAATACTTGCTCAGTGACAGAAAATGCTGATAAGAAATGTAAGAAGATTGTGAAGGAAGCCAAAAAGATTTCACCTAATTCTTATGTTACCATCATCGGTTGCTACGCACAATTGAAACCGAAGGAAATTTCTGAAATCCCAGATGTGGATGCTGTGCTTGGGGCTGCGGAGAAATTCCGGTTGATTGAATTGTTGGATGACTTTGCCAAGGCTCAGGAAACAAAAGTTCTGGCTTCCGAAATTCAAGAGGCAACCACCTTTAATAATGCCTACTCTATTAATGACAGAACCCGAACCTTTTTAAAGGTACAGGATGGCTGTAATTATGGATGTGCTTTTTGTACCATTCCTCTAGCCCGTGGAAAAAGTAGAAGTAACACTATTGAGAGTGTTTTGGAGTCTGCAAGAGAAATTGCTGCAACAGACGTTAAAGAAATCGTGTTGACCGGAGTCAACATTGGCGATTTTGGGATCGTTGATGGAAAGAGAAATGAACGCTTTGCTGATTTGGTTTTTGCTTTGGATGATGTTGAAGGCATCAATAGATTTAGAATCTCTTCTATCGAGCCTAACTTGCTAACCAATGAGATCATCAGTTTTGCTGCGCAATCCAAAAGATTTGTTCCTCATTTCCATGTACCGCTTCAATCCGGGTCTAACACCATTTTAAGAAAAATGGGAAGAAGGTACCTACGTGAGCTTTACGTGGATCGTGTTTCAAAGATTAAATCCTTAATGCCTCATGCTTGCATTGGTGTGGATGTCATTGTAGGCTTTCCTGGGGAAACCGATGAGCTATTTCTTGAAACCTATAATTTCTTAAATGAATTAGACATTTCTTATTTACACGTTTTTACCTATTCGGAAAGAGCCAATACCCGGGCTACCGAAATGGAGGGCGTAGTACCTAAGAAAGTTCGAAATGAACGCTCAAAAATGCTTAGAATCCTTTCTGAAAAGAAAAGAAGGAAGTTTTATGAAGAAAACCTTGGAAAAACTTTCACTGTCTTGTTCGAGGAAGATATTGAAAATGGGAAAATGCACGGGTTTACTGAGAACTACATTCGAGTAGCAGCTAAATATGATCCACTTCTAATCAACGAATTAAAGACAGTGACGCTTGATCAGATAAATGAGCAAGGAACTGTGGAAGTGCTAGAGCCGGAAGTAGTTTATGAAAAACATTAAGTATCTATCCATTCTCATTAAATAAGTTTCTAATAAAATTCTAGCTCTCTAGGTCAAATACTATTATTGATCATCATTTTTTCTAAATTCAGCTTTCCTAAATGATTTCATGTGAAAGAATCTGAGAAACTAAGTTTGGTAAGAGATGAGCCTTGGCTTGAGAATTTTGCTGATAAAATATGGGAAAGACACCAAGGGTTTAAAACTGCCCTTCGAGAGATAGAGGAATTCAGCGGAAACATTCTGGAGTTTTCACGGATTCATGAGTTTTATGGAGTCCATTTTGAAAGCTGGAGAAACGGATGGGTTTATAGGGAATGGGCGCCTGCCGCAGAACAACTCTATTTTTTTGGAGATTTCAACAATTGGGATCGTCAATCCCACCCTATGAAAAAGAGTCATCGAGGGGATTGGGAAATATTTTTACCCTTCGACCAATATAAGAATTCCTTCACCCATGGAAGTAAAGTTAAAGTCCATGTAGTAGGTGCCAATGGTGCTTCAGATAGAATCCCTGCCTACATCAGGCGAGCAGTTCAAGATGAAAAAAACCATGACTTCGCAGGTCAACTCTGGTTTGAAAGTAAATTTGAGTGGACTGATCAATCATACTCCCCACAAGACAGCTTAAGCCAACCCCTCATTTATGAATGCCATGTGGGAATGGCTCAAGAATCTCCAAAAGTTGGGAGCTATCGGGAATTTGAAGAGAACATACTTCCACGGATAAAAGAAGCAGGATACAATACCATACAGTT
Above is a window of Algoriphagus machipongonensis DNA encoding:
- the mtaB gene encoding tRNA (N(6)-L-threonylcarbamoyladenosine(37)-C(2))-methylthiotransferase MtaB; the encoded protein is MKKVAFYTLGCKLNFSETSTISRQFEDKGYLKVDFQENPDIFIINTCSVTENADKKCKKIVKEAKKISPNSYVTIIGCYAQLKPKEISEIPDVDAVLGAAEKFRLIELLDDFAKAQETKVLASEIQEATTFNNAYSINDRTRTFLKVQDGCNYGCAFCTIPLARGKSRSNTIESVLESAREIAATDVKEIVLTGVNIGDFGIVDGKRNERFADLVFALDDVEGINRFRISSIEPNLLTNEIISFAAQSKRFVPHFHVPLQSGSNTILRKMGRRYLRELYVDRVSKIKSLMPHACIGVDVIVGFPGETDELFLETYNFLNELDISYLHVFTYSERANTRATEMEGVVPKKVRNERSKMLRILSEKKRRKFYEENLGKTFTVLFEEDIENGKMHGFTENYIRVAAKYDPLLINELKTVTLDQINEQGTVEVLEPEVVYEKH